From a single Verrucomicrobiales bacterium genomic region:
- a CDS encoding ligase-associated DNA damage response exonuclease, with amino-acid sequence MVSVTDRGLYCAAGDFYIDPTRGVPRAIITHAHSDHARPGSASYLTAAEGVGVLRQRLGRNPSITGIPYGQKIHFHGVTVSFHPAGHVLGSAQVRLERGGEIWVISGDYKIEPDPTCTPFEPVPCHTFITESTFALPIYQWAPSAEIFAEIGEWCQRNQARNRMSLLLGYSLGKAPRLLASLPSGCGPLLVHPSVETFLPHYQAAGVRFPSYQRATRAAMRAARGSGVLIAPPQFVGSEDFQECGDTEIGMASGWMLPRGKLRRSSGFAVSDHADWPGLISAIRATGAGQVWATHGYTAPLVRWLRENGYAAEEIAPVKRRAAPPTDLDETAREDRERPS; translated from the coding sequence ATGGTCTCCGTGACCGACCGAGGACTATACTGCGCTGCGGGGGATTTCTATATCGATCCGACCCGAGGCGTGCCGCGAGCGATCATCACCCATGCCCACAGTGATCATGCTCGCCCGGGCTCCGCGAGTTACCTCACCGCGGCGGAAGGTGTCGGCGTATTGCGGCAACGACTCGGCCGAAACCCCAGCATCACCGGAATCCCCTACGGACAGAAGATTCACTTCCACGGAGTCACAGTCTCGTTTCACCCGGCGGGCCACGTGTTGGGATCCGCCCAGGTCCGGCTCGAACGCGGCGGCGAAATCTGGGTCATCAGCGGCGACTACAAGATCGAGCCAGACCCCACCTGCACGCCCTTCGAACCGGTTCCCTGCCACACCTTCATCACTGAATCCACCTTTGCACTCCCCATCTATCAATGGGCTCCCTCAGCCGAGATATTCGCCGAGATCGGCGAATGGTGCCAACGGAACCAGGCGCGGAACCGGATGAGTCTCCTGTTGGGATACTCGCTCGGCAAAGCGCCGCGTTTGCTGGCCAGCCTGCCGAGCGGATGTGGGCCCCTCCTGGTGCACCCCTCGGTGGAAACCTTTCTACCCCATTACCAAGCGGCCGGGGTAAGGTTTCCAAGCTATCAGAGGGCAACCCGTGCCGCAATGAGGGCAGCTCGAGGCAGCGGTGTGCTCATCGCCCCTCCCCAGTTCGTAGGCTCCGAGGATTTTCAAGAGTGCGGCGACACGGAAATCGGAATGGCTTCGGGCTGGATGCTGCCACGGGGAAAACTACGTAGGTCTTCCGGATTTGCCGTCTCTGATCATGCCGATTGGCCGGGACTTATCTCGGCTATCCGCGCCACCGGAGCCGGGCAGGTCTGGGCCACCCACGGATACACCGCCCCGCTCGTCCGCTGGCTGCGGGAGAACGGCTATGCGGCGGAAGAGATCGCACCGGTGAAACGTCGAGCCGCCCCCCCAACGGACCTAGATGAGACCGCGAGGGAGGATCGCGAGCGACCATCGTGA
- a CDS encoding pirin family protein, producing the protein MMTLRKSEDRGHANHGWLDSRFSFSFADYHDPRHMGFRSLRVINDDKVNPGGGFDMHPHRDMEIITVVLDGALEHRDSMGNGRTIRPGEVQYMAAGTGVMHSEFNPSSSDPVHLLQIWILPDRKGAKPTYAERSFREAPAGQLNLVASKSGRDGSLSINQDADLFVGRFQGGETVAHVLRAGRHAWLQVATGEFNANGNKLSTGDGLALSDESELKLTAQTPGQVLLFDLN; encoded by the coding sequence ATGATGACTCTTCGAAAATCGGAAGACCGGGGCCATGCCAACCATGGCTGGCTTGATTCGCGGTTCAGCTTCTCGTTCGCGGACTACCACGATCCGCGGCACATGGGATTTCGCAGCTTACGGGTGATCAACGATGACAAGGTGAACCCCGGCGGCGGCTTTGACATGCATCCTCACCGGGACATGGAGATCATCACCGTCGTGCTGGATGGAGCTTTGGAACATCGGGATTCGATGGGAAACGGCCGAACCATCCGTCCGGGTGAAGTCCAATACATGGCAGCTGGAACCGGGGTGATGCACAGCGAGTTCAACCCGTCGTCGTCCGATCCCGTTCATCTGCTGCAGATCTGGATCCTACCGGACAGGAAAGGGGCGAAGCCCACTTATGCGGAGCGTTCCTTCCGGGAGGCTCCGGCAGGCCAGCTCAACTTGGTGGCCTCGAAATCGGGACGAGACGGATCGCTGAGCATCAACCAGGATGCCGATCTTTTCGTCGGGCGCTTCCAGGGCGGGGAAACCGTGGCTCATGTCCTTCGAGCCGGACGCCATGCCTGGCTGCAGGTTGCGACCGGCGAGTTCAACGCGAACGGCAACAAGCTCTCCACGGGAGACGGCCTGGCGCTCAGCGATGAATCGGAGCTGAAACTCACCGCCCAGACGCCGGGGCAGGTGCTGCTCTTCGATCTGAACTAA
- a CDS encoding YceI family protein — protein sequence MKTLVLTALSLTTLSASLLAAPQTFDFKDPKGVNNVVFKLDAPLEAINGSANGITGTISFDPADPASAKGRIVVATASLHVPNPVMKEHMLGEQWLDANKNKEISFEAKSITDAKTTGDVTTANATGTLTIKGVSKEVTVPVKFTYLKDKLAARTNGQMKGDLLVLRANFSVKRTDFGINPKAPEDKVSDTIDLTLSIAGSSPR from the coding sequence ATGAAAACACTCGTACTCACCGCGCTGTCCCTGACCACCCTCTCCGCCAGCCTCCTCGCCGCGCCGCAAACCTTCGACTTTAAAGACCCCAAGGGCGTCAACAACGTCGTCTTCAAACTCGATGCCCCGCTGGAGGCGATCAACGGCAGCGCCAACGGAATCACCGGAACCATCTCCTTTGATCCAGCCGATCCGGCCAGCGCCAAAGGTCGCATCGTCGTGGCCACCGCTTCCCTGCACGTGCCCAATCCCGTGATGAAGGAACACATGCTCGGCGAGCAGTGGCTGGACGCGAACAAGAACAAGGAAATCTCCTTCGAGGCAAAATCCATCACCGACGCCAAAACCACCGGAGATGTGACCACCGCGAATGCCACGGGGACCTTAACCATCAAGGGCGTTTCCAAGGAGGTTACCGTCCCAGTGAAGTTCACGTATCTCAAGGACAAGCTGGCCGCCCGAACCAATGGTCAAATGAAGGGAGATCTCCTCGTGCTCCGCGCCAACTTTAGCGTGAAGCGCACGGACTTCGGCATCAATCCGAAGGCCCCGGAGGACAAGGTGTCGGACACGATCGACCTGACCCTCAGCATCGCGGGTTCATCTCCACGCTGA
- a CDS encoding LysR family transcriptional regulator: MELRHLRYFIAVAEAKNFTKASQRLRVAQPALGRQVNDLEEALGVKLLERSPRGASLTVAGEAFLAEARAVLLRLEEAERVVRAFATGERGEVHLGYAPSLTVELLPRILHAYQNEAPGVRVILHDLSTGEMLRELMEGRLQVALMVQLAERLPKSLVFEELCRYPTCVAMPREHRLAAGKWAPLEEVAHERLVVYGVEEYPEYHQMLAELFQSVGKRPTIGESHDSATSLIAAVEARRGVAIVPSSLSCLAGARLKVLPLRPAPPPLVVGMAYRHRELSPACQRLVKLVRSLPTAKAAPRAIG, encoded by the coding sequence ATGGAACTGCGACATCTTCGCTACTTTATCGCTGTTGCGGAGGCGAAGAACTTCACCAAGGCCTCTCAGCGGCTGCGGGTGGCTCAGCCTGCCTTGGGTCGCCAGGTGAACGACCTGGAAGAAGCGCTGGGCGTGAAGCTGCTGGAGCGCAGCCCGCGGGGCGCCAGCCTCACCGTTGCAGGCGAGGCATTTCTGGCGGAGGCGCGTGCCGTCCTCCTGCGTCTGGAGGAGGCTGAGCGGGTGGTCCGCGCGTTCGCAACCGGGGAGCGTGGCGAGGTTCATCTGGGCTATGCCCCGTCCCTCACCGTGGAGCTGCTGCCGCGGATTCTGCACGCCTATCAGAACGAGGCCCCGGGAGTTCGTGTTATCCTGCATGACTTATCCACGGGGGAGATGCTTCGCGAATTGATGGAAGGGCGGCTGCAGGTCGCCTTGATGGTTCAGCTGGCGGAGCGGCTTCCCAAGAGCCTGGTGTTCGAGGAACTGTGTCGCTATCCGACCTGCGTGGCTATGCCGCGGGAGCATCGACTCGCCGCGGGCAAATGGGCCCCGCTCGAGGAGGTGGCTCACGAGCGGCTGGTGGTGTACGGCGTCGAGGAGTATCCGGAGTATCATCAGATGCTGGCCGAACTGTTCCAGTCGGTGGGAAAGAGGCCCACGATTGGGGAGTCGCATGACAGTGCAACCAGTCTGATCGCAGCGGTGGAGGCCCGACGCGGCGTAGCGATCGTGCCCTCGTCGCTGTCCTGCCTCGCTGGCGCGCGGCTCAAGGTTCTTCCCCTGCGGCCGGCACCTCCACCGTTGGTGGTAGGCATGGCCTATCGGCATCGCGAGCTTTCCCCTGCCTGCCAGCGCTTGGTAAAACTCGTGCGATCATTGCCCACCGCCAAAGCCGCCCCGCGAGCCATCGGCTAA